The proteins below are encoded in one region of Microbispora sp. NBC_01189:
- the leuC gene encoding 3-isopropylmalate dehydratase large subunit: MGRTLAEKVWEQHVVRRAEGEPDLLYIDLHLIHEVTSPQAFDGLRMAGRPVRRPELTIATEDHNVPTVLGPIADPVSRAQVETLRKNAAEFGVRLHPMGDAGQGVVHIIGPQFGLTQPGMTIVCGDSHTSTHGAFGAIAFGIGTSEVEHVLATQTLPAYRPRTMAIEVKGELPVGVTAKDLILAIIAKIGTGGGQGHIVEYRGEAVRNLSMEGRMTVCNMSIEAGARAGLIAPDETTFEYLRGRPHAPSGEAWDQAVEHWRTLRTDDDAVFDKVVEIDAAALTPFVTWGTNPGQGVPLGAAVPSPEQFADPVERAAAERALEYMGLTAGTPLRDVQVDTVFVGSCTNGRIEDLRAAAEILRGRSVVTRTLIVPGSMGVKKAAEEEGLHEVFTAAGAEWREAGCSMCLGMNPDTLKPGERSASTSNRNFEGRQGKGGRTHLVSPQVAAATAVTGRLTAPADL, translated from the coding sequence ATGGGTCGAACACTGGCTGAGAAAGTCTGGGAGCAGCACGTCGTACGCCGGGCCGAGGGCGAGCCCGACCTGCTCTACATCGACCTGCACCTCATCCATGAGGTGACCAGCCCGCAGGCGTTCGACGGCCTGCGCATGGCCGGGCGCCCCGTGCGCCGCCCCGAGCTCACGATCGCCACCGAGGACCACAACGTCCCGACCGTGCTCGGGCCGATCGCCGACCCGGTGTCGCGCGCGCAGGTCGAGACACTGCGCAAGAACGCCGCCGAGTTCGGCGTCCGCCTGCACCCGATGGGCGACGCCGGACAGGGCGTGGTGCACATCATCGGCCCGCAGTTCGGGCTGACCCAGCCCGGCATGACCATCGTCTGCGGCGACTCGCACACCTCGACCCACGGCGCGTTCGGCGCCATCGCGTTCGGCATCGGCACCTCCGAGGTCGAGCACGTGCTGGCCACCCAGACGCTGCCCGCCTACCGGCCGAGGACGATGGCGATCGAGGTCAAGGGCGAGCTTCCGGTCGGCGTGACCGCCAAGGACCTGATCCTCGCGATCATCGCGAAGATCGGCACCGGCGGCGGGCAGGGCCACATCGTCGAGTACCGCGGCGAGGCCGTGCGCAACCTCTCCATGGAGGGCCGCATGACCGTCTGCAACATGTCGATCGAGGCCGGCGCGCGGGCGGGCCTGATCGCCCCCGACGAGACCACGTTCGAGTATCTGCGCGGCCGGCCGCACGCGCCCTCCGGCGAGGCCTGGGACCAGGCGGTCGAGCACTGGAGGACGCTGCGCACCGACGACGACGCCGTGTTCGACAAGGTCGTGGAGATCGACGCCGCGGCCCTCACGCCGTTCGTCACCTGGGGCACCAACCCGGGGCAGGGCGTGCCGCTCGGCGCCGCCGTGCCGTCGCCCGAGCAGTTCGCCGACCCGGTCGAGCGGGCCGCCGCCGAGCGGGCGCTGGAATACATGGGCCTCACCGCCGGGACGCCGCTGCGCGACGTCCAGGTCGACACGGTCTTCGTCGGATCGTGCACCAACGGCCGTATCGAGGACCTGCGCGCCGCCGCCGAGATCCTGCGCGGGCGCTCGGTCGTCACCCGCACACTGATCGTCCCGGGCTCCATGGGGGTCAAGAAGGCCGCCGAGGAGGAGGGCCTGCACGAGGTCTTCACGGCGGCCGGCGCCGAGTGGCGGGAGGCCGGCTGTTCCATGTGTCTCGGCATGAACCCCGACACCCTGAAGCCGGGCGAGCGCAGCGCGTCGACCTCCAACCGCAACTTCGAGGGCCGCCAGGGCAAGGGCGGGCGCACCCATCTCGTGTCGCCGCAGGTGGCCGCCGCGACCGCGGTGACCGGCCGGCTGACCGCCCCCGCCGACCTCTAG
- a CDS encoding IclR family transcriptional regulator: MDNSSGVGVLDKAVLVLNALEAGPSSLAQLVQATGLARPTAHRLAVALEHHRIVSRDTQGRFILGPRLSELSTAAGEDRLLAVAGPVLIQLRDLTGESAQLYRRQGDERVCVAAAERASGLRDTVPVGSALPMTAGSAAQILLAWEEPDRLHRGLRGAKFTAATLASVRRRGWAHSVGEREQGVASVSAAIRGAGGKVIAAVSVSGPIERLTRTPGRMHAAPVVTAAERITEAMRRAN; the protein is encoded by the coding sequence ATGGACAACTCTAGCGGGGTCGGAGTACTCGACAAGGCGGTTCTCGTGCTCAACGCCCTGGAGGCGGGCCCCTCTTCCCTGGCGCAGCTCGTCCAGGCGACCGGCCTGGCCAGGCCCACGGCCCACCGGCTGGCCGTCGCCCTGGAGCACCACCGCATCGTCTCCCGCGACACGCAGGGCCGCTTCATCCTCGGCCCCCGGCTCTCGGAGCTGTCCACCGCCGCGGGAGAGGACCGCCTGCTCGCCGTCGCCGGGCCGGTGCTCATCCAGCTCCGCGACCTCACCGGCGAGAGCGCCCAACTCTACCGCCGCCAGGGCGACGAGCGGGTCTGCGTGGCCGCCGCCGAACGCGCGAGCGGCCTGCGCGACACCGTGCCCGTCGGCTCCGCGCTGCCCATGACCGCCGGGTCCGCCGCGCAGATCCTGCTCGCCTGGGAGGAGCCCGACCGGCTGCACCGCGGCCTGCGCGGCGCCAAGTTCACCGCCGCCACGCTCGCGAGCGTACGCAGGAGGGGCTGGGCGCACAGCGTCGGCGAGCGCGAGCAGGGTGTCGCGAGCGTGTCGGCGGCCATCCGCGGCGCGGGCGGCAAGGTGATCGCGGCGGTCTCCGTGTCCGGGCCCATCGAGCGGCTGACCCGCACGCCCGGCCGCATGCACGCCGCGCCGGTCGTCACCGCGGCCGAGCGGATCACCGAGGCCATGCGCCGGGCGAACTGA